A single Gemmatimonadota bacterium DNA region contains:
- the dnaX gene encoding DNA polymerase III subunit gamma/tau has protein sequence MAYEVTARKWRPQEFDGVIGQEHVTTTLKNAIQAGQIAHAYLFAGPRGVGKTTTARILAKALNCIDGPTVTPCNVCTFCQEISEGRSVDVLEIDGASNNRVEQVRTHLLESVKYTPSQGKHKIYIIDEVHMLTKEAFNALLKTLEEPPAHVYFIFATTDPRKVIPTVLSRCQRFDFRRISGPTIVDHLAMISEKSGYGVQREALALIARRVDGSMRDAESLLDQVVAFGGEALTAGEAAEVLGIVDQDVYFELLDIVAEQDVPKGLELVDRIFGQGHDLEEIVLGILEHLRNLLVVKAAPEAEVLIGDAALALDRFREQAGRFETEDLLRLSQLATQMEQSVKTSALPRVQLETGVVRMIRMARSVQLTDVMARLSEMARRAESGEGGAVAEGAGDGGEASGTEASETPSSQTVGPTAGAAPAPSPAPDANASQSSATSTEPSTVTELPAASTESSTTATESSAATPTSPKLDLREARNRWPAIVDEITRQRNGLGILLAEAVLSDCSLPDNAGPEATYRLTLRFESSHVFHMQQMEKRENKSLIQSESTRVLGIPVRIECEIDKSAAADVTKPKTEDAGAEMTGGGGSTAAEITTQKTDDAAASISGDDDPADDAGADDAGADDAGAGLDEYPGSAEEIVSEAQDTTTAGNTGGQTANTRAGAAKDPAVRKIVEAFDGRIVTD, from the coding sequence TTGGCCTACGAAGTCACCGCCCGAAAATGGCGCCCCCAGGAATTTGACGGCGTGATCGGGCAGGAACACGTCACCACTACGCTGAAAAACGCCATTCAGGCGGGCCAGATCGCCCATGCCTACCTCTTCGCCGGACCCCGCGGCGTGGGCAAGACGACCACGGCCCGCATCCTGGCCAAGGCCCTGAACTGCATCGACGGTCCCACGGTGACGCCCTGCAACGTCTGCACGTTCTGCCAGGAAATCTCGGAAGGACGCAGCGTCGACGTGCTGGAAATCGACGGCGCGTCCAACAACCGGGTCGAACAGGTCCGGACGCATCTGCTCGAGAGCGTCAAGTACACGCCCAGCCAGGGCAAGCACAAGATCTACATCATCGATGAAGTGCACATGCTGACCAAGGAGGCCTTCAACGCCCTGTTGAAGACGCTTGAAGAGCCCCCTGCCCACGTGTACTTCATCTTCGCGACGACGGACCCCCGGAAGGTGATCCCCACCGTGCTCTCCCGGTGCCAGCGCTTCGACTTCAGGCGCATATCGGGGCCCACCATCGTGGATCACCTGGCCATGATCAGCGAGAAAAGCGGGTACGGCGTCCAGCGCGAGGCCCTCGCCCTCATCGCGCGCCGGGTGGACGGCAGCATGCGGGACGCCGAAAGCCTGCTGGACCAGGTCGTCGCCTTCGGCGGCGAGGCGCTGACCGCCGGCGAGGCGGCGGAGGTCCTGGGCATCGTGGACCAGGACGTCTACTTCGAGTTGCTGGACATCGTGGCGGAACAGGACGTGCCCAAAGGGCTGGAACTGGTCGACCGGATCTTCGGCCAGGGACACGATCTCGAGGAGATCGTCCTGGGCATCCTGGAACACCTGCGCAACCTGCTCGTCGTCAAGGCGGCGCCCGAAGCGGAAGTGCTGATCGGAGACGCCGCCCTCGCGTTGGACCGCTTCCGGGAACAGGCCGGACGATTCGAGACGGAAGACCTGCTCAGGCTCTCCCAGCTGGCCACGCAGATGGAACAGTCGGTAAAGACCAGCGCGCTTCCCCGGGTGCAGCTCGAGACCGGTGTCGTGCGCATGATACGCATGGCCCGATCGGTGCAGTTGACCGACGTCATGGCCCGCCTGTCCGAAATGGCCCGGCGCGCGGAATCGGGAGAGGGAGGAGCGGTAGCCGAAGGAGCGGGAGACGGTGGAGAGGCTTCCGGGACAGAGGCTTCCGAAACCCCGTCCTCTCAGACTGTCGGTCCAACGGCTGGCGCCGCGCCTGCCCCATCACCCGCACCAGACGCTAATGCGAGCCAAAGCTCCGCGACATCCACCGAGCCCTCGACGGTCACCGAGTTACCCGCGGCATCCACCGAGTCATCGACGACAGCCACCGAATCATCGGCGGCCACGCCGACTTCACCGAAACTGGATCTCCGGGAAGCCCGCAACCGTTGGCCCGCCATCGTGGATGAGATCACCCGGCAAAGAAACGGCCTGGGCATTCTGTTGGCAGAAGCCGTGCTTTCGGACTGCTCGCTTCCCGATAACGCCGGTCCGGAAGCTACCTACAGGCTTACCCTGAGGTTCGAGTCCAGCCATGTGTTTCATATGCAGCAGATGGAGAAACGTGAAAACAAATCGCTGATACAGTCGGAAAGCACCAGGGTACTGGGCATACCGGTCCGGATCGAATGCGAGATCGACAAAAGCGCCGCGGCGGATGTCACCAAACCGAAAACCGAAGACGCCGGTGCGGAAATGACAGGTGGAGGCGGAAGCACGGCGGCGGAAATCACCACACAGAAAACCGATGACGCAGCAGCGAGTATATCCGGTGACGACGACCCGGCCGATGACGCCGGGGCCGATGACGCCGGGGCCGATGACGCCGGAGCCGGTCTGGACGAATACCCCGGCTCGGCCGAAGAAATCGTCAGCGAAGCACAGGACACCACTACGGCCGGGAATACAGGCGGTCAGACGGCAAACACCCGCGCGGGCGCCGCGAAAGATCCGGCCGTCCGGAAAATCGTGGAGGCCTTCGACGGCCGGATCGTGACGGACTGA